In a genomic window of Pedobacter sp. KBS0701:
- a CDS encoding SdiA-regulated domain-containing protein: MKYNKTFLASGLLIASAFFSVSCVNGNRDDKKNDSTSTTASTSETAKSDFPYDLANPVKYNMPHNLFEISGIVFHNGDPKEVFAIQDEDGDLFYLGLGDKESKFTKFGGKGDYEDVTIIKNYFIVLKSNGELHTFPIAEVGKPEAANVTKTKDLVPKAEYEGLAADEKNNMIYVLTKDSKPDSKAKASSIYGFKVADDASLTAAGEFSLSHKAIEKASGSSKSRFRPSALAKNPKTNEWYILSSVNKLLVITDADFRVKTTQALDPKLFNQPEGIAFDRDNNLYISNEGGTLAAGNVLQFKLKK, encoded by the coding sequence ATGAAATACAATAAAACTTTTTTGGCTTCAGGTCTTCTAATCGCTTCCGCTTTTTTTAGCGTATCGTGCGTTAATGGCAACCGAGATGATAAAAAAAATGATTCAACCAGTACAACAGCTTCAACAAGTGAGACAGCAAAATCAGATTTTCCTTATGATCTGGCTAATCCGGTAAAATACAACATGCCACATAATCTTTTCGAAATTTCAGGCATTGTATTTCATAATGGCGATCCAAAAGAAGTATTTGCGATACAGGATGAAGATGGCGACCTCTTTTATTTAGGTTTGGGCGATAAAGAGTCAAAATTTACGAAATTTGGTGGCAAAGGCGATTATGAAGATGTAACCATCATCAAAAATTATTTCATTGTGTTAAAAAGTAATGGCGAATTGCATACGTTCCCAATTGCTGAAGTAGGTAAGCCAGAAGCCGCCAATGTAACCAAAACCAAAGATCTTGTACCCAAAGCCGAGTATGAAGGATTGGCGGCAGATGAAAAAAACAATATGATTTATGTGCTGACTAAAGATAGTAAACCTGATTCTAAGGCAAAGGCTTCCAGTATTTATGGCTTTAAAGTTGCTGATGATGCTTCGCTAACAGCAGCAGGAGAATTTAGCCTTTCGCATAAAGCGATTGAAAAAGCTTCCGGAAGCTCAAAATCAAGGTTCCGTCCATCTGCACTGGCTAAAAATCCAAAAACCAATGAGTGGTACATTCTTTCATCAGTAAATAAGCTGTTAGTGATTACTGATGCTGATTTTAGAGTTAAAACAACACAAGCATTAGATCCGAAGTTATTTAATCAACCGGAAGGCATTGCTTTCGACCGCGATAACAACCTTTACATTTCTAACGAAGGCGGAACCCTGGCCGCTGGTAATGTTTTACAGTTTAAATTGAAGAAGTAA
- a CDS encoding BamA/TamA family outer membrane protein, with protein sequence MIKRFTLFTVLFLINFIAFAQDDVKYRVILFGDAGEMNPAQMQDLKNAAKQILPKKTTVVYLGDNIYPTGMGLPGSVEEDTTKKILRSQFEPMRKMGAAVYFIPGNHDWDKSGPKGLAKIKAQGDYLRQQNDPLLKLIPDNGCPDPIAIKLTDKLTIIAYDSEWWLFPYNKSNPDGDCDCRTKDEVLVKMEQLLEENKDKVILLASHHPFQSYGPHGGYFNLRNHLFPLTSLNKNLYIPLPGLGSVYPLLRSTLLSPEDLNHPAYKDMIKSVTGVFGDYPNVTYVAGHEHGLQLIKGKQLQIISGSGSKVSPNKEGKTSLFHEMQQGYVVADQLKNNDMRYEYYIYSDTSVKKVYSYLKKFETISQKVRNRDKPITADSIFVRVKPEYDSVGRFHRYVFGENYRKEYAEKTKVPVLRVSQMMGGLKATQRGGGNQSRSLRLEDKDGKEYVLRSVEKYPEVLLPAALRETFAKDIIKDNMSAQHPFSALVVPELAKAGGIAHSNPIIGWVSPDDNLGEFESAFANTLCLFEEREPTGDSDNSPKMDRKLTDDNDNKLDGPSWVRARAFDVLLGDWDRHEDQWRWKATKTKDGQIYTPVPRDRDQVFFRSDGFLQRYTQSSSLLPMMQGYERGIQNINWFLWEGREISSRWTANIDEEEFDKIVKDFCANYNDAVFEKALKKLPEPSYSLHHDAFLAQMRNRIATLPKLMNQYYHFFNRIVDIEVTNKNERIQITDAENDGLRVKINKISKEGNIKDELFDRKFDPKVTKEIRVYMHNGNDSLILNNKNSNIKLRIIGGKGTKVYDFANSNGSVKLYGRTDKATYNGEDANKIRKIISNDTSNFSYIPKDMYRRNSWLLNAGYNQDDGVLLGLIYKQTNPGFRKQPYGNSQTISFLHSFSTKAFRFNYKGEWLKALGKGDFVLKADAFAPNNTQNFFGLGNETHFDEHGDDDDNIRYYRARFNLYQVDASIRWRRPKSTFSVGPSYQYYKYNQEDNDGRFIENTSQLHSSDSLTVRNEKMFAGAFVNFTNNTRDNDLLPTLGSYVDFKLLGYKGINKYSNSYGQFTASIALYKNLDGRKNFILADRFGGGVTIGKPAFYQALFLGGQGNLLGYRQFRFAGEHTFYNNLELRAKLGDLVSYVLPGQVGLLGFYDVGRVWKRNEASTLWHHGVGGGVYFAPASLTVVRFVMGHSSDGWYPYVSLNFRY encoded by the coding sequence ATGATTAAAAGATTTACCCTTTTTACCGTCTTATTTTTAATCAACTTCATTGCCTTTGCGCAGGATGATGTAAAATACCGTGTAATTCTTTTTGGAGACGCAGGCGAAATGAACCCTGCCCAAATGCAGGATTTAAAAAATGCTGCAAAGCAGATCCTTCCCAAAAAAACAACCGTTGTATATCTGGGCGATAATATTTATCCAACCGGAATGGGCCTGCCAGGCAGTGTAGAAGAGGATACAACCAAAAAGATTCTACGTTCGCAGTTCGAACCGATGCGAAAAATGGGGGCTGCGGTTTATTTTATCCCTGGCAACCACGATTGGGATAAATCCGGGCCTAAAGGACTGGCCAAAATAAAAGCCCAGGGCGATTACCTCAGGCAACAGAACGACCCTTTACTGAAACTGATTCCAGATAATGGTTGTCCTGATCCCATAGCGATTAAATTAACCGATAAACTCACCATTATTGCCTACGATAGTGAATGGTGGTTGTTCCCCTACAATAAATCTAATCCTGATGGCGATTGCGACTGCCGTACCAAAGATGAGGTGCTGGTAAAAATGGAGCAGTTATTGGAAGAAAATAAAGATAAAGTAATTCTTCTGGCATCGCACCATCCCTTCCAAAGTTACGGGCCACATGGTGGTTATTTTAACTTAAGAAATCATCTGTTTCCGTTAACATCTTTAAACAAAAATCTCTATATCCCTTTGCCTGGCTTAGGTTCTGTTTATCCTTTATTACGTTCTACCTTATTGAGTCCTGAAGATTTAAACCACCCGGCTTATAAGGATATGATTAAATCGGTAACCGGTGTATTTGGCGATTATCCAAATGTAACTTATGTGGCCGGGCATGAACATGGCCTACAGTTAATTAAGGGAAAACAATTGCAGATTATCAGTGGATCGGGTTCAAAAGTATCACCAAATAAAGAAGGTAAAACCTCATTGTTTCACGAAATGCAGCAGGGTTACGTAGTGGCCGATCAGTTGAAGAACAATGATATGCGTTATGAATATTATATCTATTCAGATACCAGCGTTAAAAAGGTTTACAGTTACCTGAAAAAGTTCGAAACCATTTCTCAAAAAGTAAGAAACAGAGATAAACCAATAACTGCCGATAGCATTTTTGTGCGCGTTAAGCCAGAATACGATAGTGTTGGCCGTTTTCACCGATATGTTTTCGGCGAAAATTACCGTAAAGAGTATGCCGAAAAAACAAAAGTTCCTGTGCTGCGTGTTTCGCAAATGATGGGTGGTTTAAAAGCAACCCAACGTGGTGGTGGTAACCAATCGCGATCATTGCGTTTAGAAGATAAAGACGGCAAAGAATATGTATTGCGAAGCGTAGAAAAATATCCGGAAGTACTTCTGCCTGCTGCCTTACGCGAAACTTTTGCGAAAGATATTATAAAGGATAACATGTCAGCACAGCATCCGTTTTCGGCACTCGTGGTTCCTGAACTTGCCAAAGCTGGTGGCATTGCACATAGCAACCCGATTATTGGCTGGGTTTCGCCTGATGATAATCTTGGAGAATTTGAATCAGCTTTTGCAAATACCCTGTGTTTATTCGAAGAGCGGGAACCCACCGGAGATTCAGACAACTCTCCAAAAATGGATAGAAAGCTTACTGATGATAATGATAATAAACTGGATGGACCATCATGGGTGAGAGCAAGGGCATTTGATGTATTATTGGGTGATTGGGACAGGCACGAAGATCAATGGCGCTGGAAAGCAACCAAAACCAAGGACGGTCAGATTTATACGCCAGTGCCTAGAGACCGTGATCAGGTATTTTTTAGATCAGATGGCTTTTTACAGCGTTATACACAATCTTCGTCATTATTACCAATGATGCAGGGTTACGAACGTGGCATACAGAATATCAATTGGTTTTTATGGGAAGGAAGGGAAATCAGCAGCCGCTGGACCGCTAATATCGATGAGGAGGAATTTGATAAAATTGTGAAAGATTTCTGCGCAAATTATAACGATGCAGTTTTCGAAAAAGCATTGAAAAAACTCCCTGAACCAAGTTATTCCCTTCATCATGATGCTTTTCTGGCGCAGATGCGTAACCGGATAGCCACTTTGCCAAAGCTGATGAACCAGTACTATCATTTTTTTAACCGCATTGTGGATATCGAAGTGACCAATAAGAATGAACGCATTCAGATTACCGATGCTGAAAACGATGGATTACGGGTGAAAATCAATAAAATTTCTAAAGAGGGTAATATTAAAGATGAGCTTTTTGACCGGAAATTTGACCCGAAAGTAACCAAAGAGATCAGGGTGTACATGCACAATGGTAACGATAGCCTGATCCTGAACAATAAAAACTCAAATATTAAACTACGGATTATTGGTGGAAAGGGTACTAAAGTTTACGATTTTGCAAACAGTAACGGATCTGTAAAATTATATGGCAGAACGGATAAGGCAACTTATAACGGAGAGGATGCCAATAAGATCAGAAAAATAATCTCTAATGATACTTCAAATTTTAGCTACATCCCGAAAGATATGTACCGCCGAAATTCTTGGTTATTAAATGCTGGTTATAATCAGGATGACGGGGTTTTATTGGGTTTGATTTATAAACAAACCAATCCAGGTTTCAGAAAGCAACCTTATGGCAATTCGCAAACCATTTCTTTTCTGCACTCTTTCTCTACAAAAGCCTTCAGGTTTAATTATAAAGGTGAGTGGTTAAAAGCTTTAGGAAAGGGCGATTTTGTATTAAAAGCCGATGCTTTCGCCCCAAATAACACACAGAATTTCTTTGGTTTAGGTAACGAAACACATTTTGATGAGCATGGCGATGATGATGATAATATCAGGTATTACCGTGCACGTTTCAATCTTTACCAGGTTGATGCCTCCATTAGGTGGCGCCGTCCTAAATCTACTTTTAGTGTTGGTCCGTCCTATCAATATTATAAATATAATCAGGAAGATAACGATGGCCGTTTTATCGAAAATACATCACAATTGCATTCTTCTGATTCGCTTACCGTTAGAAACGAAAAGATGTTTGCAGGTGCATTTGTGAATTTCACCAACAACACCCGCGATAATGATTTATTACCAACTTTAGGTAGTTATGTAGATTTTAAACTATTGGGCTACAAAGGCATTAACAAATATTCTAACTCTTATGGGCAGTTTACAGCGAGTATAGCATTATATAAAAACCTGGATGGCAGAAAAAACTTCATTTTGGCAGACCGTTTTGGTGGTGGGGTAACCATTGGTAAACCTGCATTTTACCAGGCCTTATTTCTAGGCGGACAAGGAAATCTTTTAGGCTATCGTCAGTTCAGGTTTGCGGGGGAACATACGTTTTACAATAATTTAGAGTTACGTGCTAAACTTGGCGATTTAGTAAGCTACGTTTTACCCGGACAAGTTGGCTTACTGGGTTTTTATGATGTAGGCAGGGTATGGAAAAGAAATGAAGCCTCTACATTGTGGCACCATGGTGTAGGAGGAGGGGTTTATTTTGCTCCCGCATCACTCACAGTTGTGCGATTTGTGATGGGACATTCTTCGGATGGCTGGTATCCTTATGTATCGCTTAATTTTAGGTACTAA
- a CDS encoding alpha-galactosidase, translating to MKRKNTCFFLLSMAIALNGFAQKTIEIATKNNVLILETDRDNTLLSTYLGKKLDNAGEYPGIQALDKYKPGSDDLLNKREAYIASGSLNLLEPALTVTHSDGNKSTVLTFSDVKTEQLDQNRKLTSIILKDLKYNFQVTLKYLAYFNENVMEQWTEIRHQEKGTVLLNKYASANLTLSGKKFFLKNQYSGATREMRSEEQQLLHGIKTIDSKLGTRTNLLHSSSFMVSIDQPATEDMGEVIAGSLAWTGNFKLDFETFDEYYLRITAGINNFSSNYTLKAGENFVTPRFIYTYSSAGKGLASRNLHDWARNYQLLDGKGERSTILNNWETTYFDFNDEKLNELTKDTKKLGVDVFLLDDGWFGNKYPRNGSTAGLGDWQYNRQKLKNGISALGKEATASGVKFGIWIEPEMVNPKSELYENHPDWIIRQPERKEYYMRNQLVLDLTNPRVQDFIYKTVDDIFKEVPEVAFIKWDCNSLIYNANSPTLKNQDHFYLEYIRGLNSVLDRIRKKYPKTPMMLCAGGGSRVDYAALQYFTEFWPSDNTNPYDRIFIQWEYSYYFPAIAIDNHITDMGKQPIKFKTDVAMMGKLGYDVRVNDLSKNDLLFSQDAVKTYNSFKDIIWHGQQYRLQDPYENKIASIAYVNDSKDQAIVFNYYVATLFTNGVILPVKLKGLDSTKKYKIEEINLYPGVKSPIDSTKVYSGDFLMKVGFNPEANAYRTSVVLKIQAI from the coding sequence ATGAAAAGAAAAAACACCTGCTTTTTTTTACTGTCAATGGCAATAGCGCTGAACGGCTTTGCACAAAAAACGATAGAAATTGCAACAAAAAACAATGTACTGATTTTAGAAACAGATCGTGACAACACTTTATTATCAACCTATCTTGGCAAAAAACTAGACAATGCGGGCGAATACCCAGGCATACAGGCATTAGATAAATATAAGCCCGGCTCTGATGATCTTTTAAACAAACGTGAAGCTTACATTGCCTCAGGCTCGCTTAATTTATTAGAGCCGGCATTAACCGTAACCCATAGCGATGGAAACAAATCAACGGTATTAACATTTTCGGATGTAAAAACCGAACAGCTGGATCAGAACAGAAAATTGACCAGCATTATCCTTAAAGATCTAAAATACAATTTTCAGGTGACCTTAAAATACCTGGCTTATTTTAATGAAAACGTAATGGAGCAGTGGACTGAAATCAGGCATCAGGAGAAAGGCACTGTATTACTCAACAAATATGCTTCGGCAAACCTTACCCTGAGTGGAAAAAAATTCTTTCTTAAAAACCAATATAGCGGTGCTACCCGCGAAATGCGATCGGAAGAGCAGCAATTACTGCATGGTATAAAAACCATCGATTCGAAACTGGGAACCAGAACCAACCTGCTTCATTCTTCTTCCTTTATGGTTTCGATAGACCAGCCTGCAACCGAAGACATGGGGGAAGTAATTGCCGGATCGCTGGCATGGACCGGAAACTTTAAACTGGATTTTGAAACTTTTGACGAGTACTACCTCCGGATAACTGCAGGGATCAATAATTTTTCGTCGAATTATACTTTAAAGGCTGGCGAAAATTTCGTTACCCCCCGCTTTATTTATACTTACTCATCGGCAGGAAAGGGTTTAGCCAGCAGGAATTTGCACGATTGGGCCAGAAATTATCAGCTATTGGATGGTAAAGGCGAAAGGTCTACCATCTTAAACAACTGGGAAACCACTTATTTCGATTTTAATGATGAAAAACTAAATGAATTGACAAAGGATACCAAAAAATTAGGTGTTGATGTTTTTTTATTGGATGATGGCTGGTTTGGTAATAAATATCCACGTAATGGCTCTACTGCTGGTTTGGGCGACTGGCAATATAACAGACAAAAATTGAAGAACGGGATCAGTGCTTTGGGTAAAGAGGCCACCGCTAGTGGTGTAAAATTTGGCATCTGGATAGAACCTGAAATGGTAAACCCTAAAAGTGAGTTGTATGAAAACCATCCTGATTGGATAATCAGACAGCCTGAAAGAAAAGAATATTACATGCGCAACCAGCTGGTGCTGGATTTAACCAACCCCAGGGTTCAGGATTTTATTTACAAAACAGTTGATGATATTTTTAAGGAAGTACCGGAAGTTGCCTTCATTAAATGGGATTGTAATTCTCTGATATACAATGCCAACTCCCCTACCTTAAAAAACCAGGATCATTTTTATCTTGAATATATCAGGGGATTAAACAGCGTGCTGGATAGGATTAGAAAAAAATACCCTAAAACACCGATGATGCTTTGTGCCGGAGGCGGTTCGAGAGTTGATTATGCGGCACTACAATATTTCACCGAATTTTGGCCTAGTGATAATACCAATCCATACGACCGGATTTTTATTCAGTGGGAATATTCGTATTATTTCCCTGCTATTGCAATAGATAACCACATTACGGATATGGGTAAACAGCCTATTAAATTTAAAACAGATGTGGCTATGATGGGAAAACTCGGTTATGATGTACGTGTAAATGATTTAAGCAAAAATGATTTGCTTTTTAGCCAGGATGCCGTTAAAACCTATAATAGCTTTAAAGATATTATCTGGCATGGCCAGCAATACCGGCTGCAGGATCCTTATGAAAATAAAATAGCTTCAATTGCTTATGTTAATGATTCGAAAGATCAGGCCATTGTTTTTAATTATTATGTAGCCACCCTGTTTACAAACGGTGTGATATTACCGGTTAAATTAAAAGGATTAGATTCCACAAAAAAGTATAAAATAGAAGAAATTAATCTATACCCTGGCGTTAAATCGCCGATTGACAGCACTAAAGTTTACTCTGGCGACTTTTTAATGAAAGTAGGCTTTAATCCGGAAGCAAATGCTTACAGAACCAGTGTGGTTTTAAAGATACAGGCTATATAA
- a CDS encoding Pycsar system effector family protein — translation MNYKQLQEDVEKHVGDYFHTHSDPRLVYHNLEHTQEVVNAAQQIANHYQLNEQDFFIVTVAAWFHDTGYFEDALNHEAKGAALADDFLAGHKVNQEIRDQVKSAILATKIPQKPKSEIDKILCDADLFHLGLADFRAKGKLMHKENELIYKKDISKSEWRKKDIQFMESHDYHTDYANLLLSDQKQKNIEKLKSKLTAQEVISTELEEPKNFAPVIVKDKKKKDKDSRPDKGIETMFRITSANNQRLSDMADNKAHILITVNSIMLSLIVSLLLRRLEDHGNLIIPTFILLLVSLTCVVVSILSTRPSIPKGEFTQEDMDKKKVNLLFFGNFYKMSLPSYTDGMIKVMNDKDFLYGTLITDVYSQGVVLGRKYKLIRLAYNIFMFGLIAAVLAFVIAYAAYGKL, via the coding sequence ATGAACTATAAACAATTGCAGGAAGATGTAGAAAAGCATGTTGGCGATTACTTCCATACCCATAGCGATCCACGCCTGGTTTATCATAACCTGGAGCATACGCAAGAAGTGGTAAATGCTGCGCAGCAAATTGCCAATCATTACCAGTTAAACGAACAGGATTTTTTTATTGTAACCGTTGCGGCCTGGTTTCACGATACAGGGTATTTTGAAGATGCATTAAACCACGAAGCAAAAGGAGCAGCGCTGGCTGATGATTTTTTAGCCGGGCATAAGGTGAATCAGGAAATCCGTGATCAGGTTAAAAGTGCCATATTAGCGACTAAAATTCCTCAGAAACCTAAAAGTGAAATTGATAAAATCCTTTGCGATGCAGATCTGTTCCATTTAGGGCTGGCCGATTTCCGTGCAAAGGGGAAATTAATGCATAAGGAAAATGAACTGATCTATAAAAAAGATATCAGTAAATCAGAATGGCGCAAAAAGGATATCCAGTTTATGGAGTCGCATGATTACCATACCGATTACGCCAATTTGCTGTTAAGCGATCAGAAACAAAAAAATATCGAAAAACTGAAAAGTAAACTCACTGCACAGGAAGTAATCAGTACCGAACTCGAAGAACCTAAAAACTTTGCACCGGTTATTGTTAAAGACAAAAAAAAGAAGGATAAAGACAGCAGGCCAGATAAAGGGATCGAAACCATGTTCAGGATTACCTCAGCCAATAACCAGCGGCTGAGTGATATGGCCGATAATAAGGCGCATATCCTCATCACCGTAAATTCGATTATGCTTTCCCTGATTGTGAGTTTATTGTTAAGGCGGCTGGAAGACCATGGCAACCTGATTATTCCCACATTTATTTTACTGTTGGTGAGTTTAACCTGCGTAGTTGTTTCTATTTTATCAACCCGGCCATCTATTCCGAAAGGAGAATTTACGCAGGAAGATATGGATAAGAAAAAGGTAAACCTGTTGTTTTTCGGTAACTTTTATAAAATGAGTTTGCCCAGTTATACCGATGGTATGATTAAGGTGATGAACGATAAGGACTTTTTATATGGTACATTAATTACCGATGTATACTCGCAGGGCGTAGTTTTGGGCAGAAAGTATAAACTGATCCGCCTGGCCTATAATATTTTTATGTTCGGGTTAATTGCAGCAGTATTGGCATTTGTAATTGCTTACGCAGCTTACGGTAAACTTTAA
- the ppk1 gene encoding polyphosphate kinase 1, translated as MEQLVENSFFNRDLSWLKFNERILMEAERSTVPLLERIKFLSIFSSNLDEFYRVRMPVLLALEKLSSKEDNDIRIDDNLLDTANQLISGQQERYGKVLKSDLIPLLKENKINLIYGEPFPAEIEKSTTRYFLSQVMAFLQPVYLHADSDFFPSNNELYFLITLKKKEGAEVVILNIPSNQLPRFYKIESGDETFVVFLDDIVRFHLDRVFPQGEVTGCYSFKITRDAEIDLKDEYSGSLSEQLEKQLLKRDSGLATRFLHQPGIPANVFELLKKLFNLKKANRIEGGQYHNLKDFMAFPVNSAKLSNQNWPKLCNTDLIDGSLTEAIYKNDIIVHTPYQSYDSVLRFFNEAAIDAEVREIYVTLYRVASDSKIVNALISAAKNGKKVTVLVELKARFDEANNIKWAKKMKEVGVDIIYSVTALKVHAKVALVKRQVGNRMRYSGLFATGNFNESTAAFYTDHILMTANKEMLREVELLFIFLSKRVKPTSSDQVKFNHLLVAQFNLQQVFLNLIDREIEHAKQGKPAGITIKMNNLEEKVLINKLYEASQAGVKIEMIVRSICRLIPGVAGMSENIKVTRIVDRYLEHGRVFIFDNLGKKDVYLGSADWMNRNIYRRIEVCFPIYNEQIKQEMIAIIEIQKQDNVQAVCIDENMNNIPVKTGGVLVSSQHDIYELLKKD; from the coding sequence ATGGAACAGCTAGTAGAAAACTCTTTTTTTAACAGGGATTTAAGCTGGTTAAAGTTTAACGAACGTATTTTAATGGAGGCAGAGCGAAGTACCGTTCCGCTTTTAGAACGCATTAAATTTCTGTCGATATTTTCCTCTAACCTTGATGAGTTTTATCGGGTAAGGATGCCCGTGTTGCTCGCTTTAGAGAAACTGAGTAGTAAGGAAGATAATGATATCAGGATTGACGATAATTTATTGGATACAGCCAATCAGCTCATTTCCGGTCAGCAGGAACGATATGGCAAGGTACTTAAATCAGATCTGATCCCCTTGCTCAAAGAAAATAAGATAAACTTAATTTACGGAGAGCCATTCCCCGCAGAAATTGAAAAAAGCACAACCCGGTATTTTTTAAGCCAGGTAATGGCCTTTTTGCAGCCTGTTTACCTTCATGCAGATTCTGATTTTTTTCCTTCCAATAATGAACTGTATTTTCTGATTACACTAAAAAAGAAAGAGGGTGCAGAAGTGGTTATTTTAAATATCCCTTCCAACCAGTTACCCCGTTTTTATAAGATCGAATCAGGTGATGAAACTTTTGTGGTGTTTCTGGATGATATTGTGCGTTTTCATTTAGACCGTGTTTTTCCGCAAGGTGAGGTAACCGGTTGTTATAGTTTCAAAATCACGAGAGATGCTGAAATAGATCTCAAAGATGAATATTCAGGCAGTTTATCAGAACAGCTGGAAAAACAATTGTTGAAACGCGATTCGGGTTTAGCTACTCGTTTTCTCCACCAGCCTGGCATACCTGCCAATGTATTTGAACTGCTTAAAAAACTTTTCAATTTAAAAAAGGCCAACAGGATAGAAGGCGGGCAGTACCATAACCTGAAAGATTTTATGGCTTTTCCGGTAAATTCTGCAAAATTATCCAACCAAAACTGGCCAAAACTTTGTAATACCGATTTGATAGATGGATCGTTAACCGAGGCTATTTACAAAAACGATATTATTGTACATACACCTTACCAGAGTTACGATAGTGTGTTGCGCTTTTTTAATGAAGCCGCTATTGATGCCGAAGTCAGGGAGATTTACGTTACGCTATATCGCGTAGCAAGCGATTCGAAAATTGTAAATGCTTTAATCAGCGCGGCAAAAAACGGCAAAAAAGTTACCGTTTTAGTTGAGCTTAAAGCCCGTTTTGATGAGGCCAATAACATCAAGTGGGCAAAAAAAATGAAGGAAGTTGGCGTTGATATTATTTACAGTGTTACTGCTTTAAAAGTTCATGCCAAGGTAGCCTTAGTGAAACGCCAGGTTGGGAATAGAATGCGTTATTCTGGTTTGTTTGCTACCGGAAACTTTAATGAAAGCACAGCTGCTTTTTATACCGATCATATTTTAATGACGGCCAATAAAGAAATGCTGCGTGAGGTAGAATTACTATTTATTTTTCTGTCCAAAAGGGTTAAACCTACTTCCTCAGACCAGGTTAAGTTTAATCATTTGTTAGTGGCTCAGTTTAATTTACAGCAAGTTTTTCTCAACCTGATTGATAGGGAAATTGAACACGCCAAACAAGGTAAACCAGCAGGTATTACCATTAAAATGAACAACCTCGAAGAAAAGGTTTTGATCAATAAACTGTACGAGGCTTCACAGGCAGGGGTAAAGATTGAAATGATTGTGCGGAGCATTTGCCGCCTGATTCCAGGTGTAGCAGGGATGAGCGAAAACATTAAGGTTACCCGCATTGTAGATCGTTATTTAGAACACGGACGTGTTTTTATCTTTGATAACCTGGGCAAAAAAGATGTGTACCTCGGTTCTGCCGATTGGATGAACCGGAATATCTATCGAAGAATTGAAGTTTGCTTTCCGATTTATAATGAGCAGATAAAGCAGGAAATGATCGCTATTATCGAAATCCAAAAACAAGATAACGTGCAGGCGGTTTGTATAGATGAAAATATGAATAATATTCCGGTTAAAACTGGTGGGGTTCTTGTTTCCTCTCAGCATGATATTTATGAATTACTGAAAAAAGATTAA